One Larus michahellis chromosome 11, bLarMic1.1, whole genome shotgun sequence genomic region harbors:
- the CLINT1 gene encoding clathrin interactor 1 — MLNMWKVRELVDKATNVVMNYSEIESKVREATNDDPWGPSGQLMGEIAKATFMYEQFPELMNMLWTRMLKDNKKNWRRVYKSLLLLAYLIRNGSERVVTSAREHIYDLRSLENYHFVDENGKDQGINIRQKVKEMVEFAQDDDRLREERKKAKKNKDKYIGVSSDSVGGFRYSERYDPEPKSKWDEEWDKKTAFPFSDKLGELSDKIGSTIDDTISKFRRKDREDSPERCSDSDEEKSRRGKSPKAEFKDEEETVTTKHIHITQATETTTTRHKRSANPSKTIDLGAAAHYTGDKASPEQNAAAHAAQPTAKASVPSGSKSSNDLVDLLFDGASQPVSTGGSTDPFGGFADFNSAAASASFPSSQGTATSGNGDFGDWSAFNQASPCPSASSGELFSSMAQQPAIELFNSSQPASGQPPTASNSNDLFDLMGPSQTTMTSSLSMNFSMMNSNSVGVNLPMSRSQPLQSVNAMMPKPSPLYNATTEMVQKNASKTLPSTWSDPSVNISLDNLVPGMQPSKPQQPSLNSMMQQQNMQQPMNVMTQNFAAVNLNPQPNMMPVRPQSSPLMGAPISVGMGMPSVMSGTMGMTSMGPTPLMNQGMMGINMNMGVPATGMGLTGTIGMGVPNIAMTSLTPGTVQPKQDAFANFANFSK; from the exons cacCAATGTGGTTATGAATTATTCAGAAATAGAGTCTAAGGTTCGAGAAGCAACCAATGATGATCCATGGGGACCTTCGGGGCAACTCATGGGAGAGATTGCCAA GGCTACGTTTATGTATGAACAGTTTCCAGAACTTATGAACATGCTTTGGACTCGAATGctgaaagacaataaaaagaaCTGGAGGAGAGTTTATAAG TCTTTGCTGCTCCTAGCTTACCTCATAAGGAATGGATCAGAGCGTGTTGTTACAAGTGCCAGAGAACACATTTATGATTTGCGATCCCTGGAAAATTACCACTTTGTAG ATGAAAATGGCAAAGACCAAGGTATAAACATACGccagaaagtaaaagaaatggtTGAATTTGCTCAAGATGATGATCGACttagggaagagaggaagaaagcaaagaagaacaAAGACAAATACATTGGGGTTTCTTCGGACAGTGTTGGAGGGTTCAGATACA GTGAGAGATATGATCCTGAGCCCAAGTCAAAATGGGATGAAGAATGGGataaaaaaacagcttttccattCAGTGATAAGTTAGGTGAGCTAAGCGACAAAATTGGAAGCACGATTGACGATACCATCAGCAAGTTCCGAAGGAAAGATAGAGAAGACTCTCCAGAAAGGTGCAG TGACAGTGATGAGGAAAAATCAAGAAGAGGTAAATCTCCTAAAGCTGAATTTAAAGATGAAGAGGAGACCGTGACAACAAAACACATTCATATTACACAAGCTACAGAAACTACCACCACCAGACACAAACGCTCAGCAAATCCTTCAAAAACCATTGACTTGGGAGCAGCAGCACATTACACGGGGGATAAAGCGAGTCCGGAACAGAATGCGGCTGCTCATGCTGCACAGCCGACAGCAAAG GCTTCTGTACCCTCCGGCAGCAAGTCGTCTAATGACCTGGTTGACCTGCTGTTTGATGGAGCCAGCCAGCCAGTCTCAACAG GTGGATCAACTGACCCATTTGGAGGATTCGCTGATTTtaattcagctgctgcttcagcaagTTTCCCATCATCGCAAG GTACAGCAACAAGTGGAAATGGAGACTTTGGTGACTGGAGTGCCTTCAACCAAGCTTCTCCTTGTCCCAGTGCTTCATCTGGAGAGCTCTTCAGCAGCATGGCCCAGCAGCCAGCCATAGAGCTCTTCAATAGCTCACAGCCGGCTTCTGGCCAGCCTCCAACTGCTTCAAATTCCAACGATCTTTTTGATTTGATGGGCCCCTCTCAGACAACCATGACCTCTTCACTAAGTATGAATTTCTCTATGATGAACTCCAACTCTGTGGGCGTCAATTTACCCATGTCAAGGTCACAG CCTCTGCAAAGCGTGAATGCTATGATGCCGAAGCCTAGCCCTCTTTATAATGCAACCACAGAGATGGTCCAGAAGAACGCAAGCAAAACTCTACCCTCAACTTGGTCAGATCCCAGTGTAAATATCAGTTTGGACAATTTAGTACCTGGGATGCAGCCTTCcaaaccccagcagccatcacttAATTCCATGATGCAGCAACAAA atatgcaACAACCCATGAATGTCATGACTCAAAACTTTGCAGCCGTGAACCTCAATCCTCAGCCTAACATGATGCCTGTCCGACCCCAGAGCAGCCCATTGATGGGAGCGCCCATttctgtggggatggggatgcccaGTGTGATGTCAGGTACGATGGGAATGACCTCCATGGGACCCACGCCTCTGATGAACCAGGGAATGATGGGAATAAACATGAACATGGGAGTGCCAGCTACAGGAATGGGTTTGACGGGCACAATAGGAATGGGGGTACCCAATATCGCTATGACCTCTCTGACTCCTGGGACTGTACAACCCAAGCAAGATGCCTTTGCAAATTTTGCCAATTTTAGCAAATAA